From the Macaca nemestrina isolate mMacNem1 chromosome 7, mMacNem.hap1, whole genome shotgun sequence genome, the window agaccgtgccactgcactccagcctgggtgatagagccagactccgtctcaaaaagcaaaaaaaaaaaaaaaaaaatctatctatctataattaaaaaaaaaaaaaaataaataaataaaaagaaggttGCGCATGTTGGGGGACTGATCCTCCCGCAGCAGAAAACAGGagtctcttcccttctcccttggaAATGGCAACCTTAGTTACTTAGTGACTCTCCCTGCAGGCCCTTTCTCTGTGGGTGCAAACACCCCTGGGCTATGAGAGTAAACATACGACACAATCATATGGCTGGCATGTGACCCATCTGTTGTTCTGGATGTGGAGAGGCAGGGGCTCCTGGCAAGGTCACACCCACACCCTGGCCACAGGAGCCGCGCTGCCCCAGCTCTGagtcctcctcccctcctgccaTCCAATATATTCACTTGGTGACCACACTTGGTTTTCTTATTGCTCACCAAGCCCTGCGCTGGGATGTGGGCCCCTTGGGGCATCCAGGGTGCAGGGAGGGTGGCTGGGGATGCAGGGCACCCACCTGCGACTCCCACGTGATTCTCCACAAAGCGGATGTAGTTCTGGGCCTGCGGGGGCAGGTCCTCCCACCTCCTGGCGCCTGTGGTGTCTGCTTTCCAGCCAGGCAGCGTTTCATATTCGACTTCGACCTTCTGAAGCATCTCCTGGTTAGCTGGGGGAAGCACACAGGAGATGAGTGGGGCCCACAGACCTCTCTCCTATCACCAAGGAAACAAATATTTGGTGACACGGCCACCCCCATCCAGGGCCTCCTTGTTCAGGGACTCAGCAATGAGGAAGGCAGCAAGTGGGCATGTGGCCCAGTTTGATTTTCTCAGTGTTGGGTGGTGAGCAGGGGACAGCAGTGGGGCTCAGACACTGACTACATGCCTTCCAGACCAGAGGGACATGACACATATGTGCTACCCACTCTGCTAGAACCTCCACTGTGACATCAGCTGAGGCACTCCAAGCCTTGGCTTGGAAATTCTGAGACTCTAGAATCCTGAAGCACTAAGGGATCCTGAAGCATCTATGTTCTCCCACCCCAAGAACATCAGCTCCCAGAGGGCAGGGACCTCCACTCTGTGCAGGACTCTGTGGCTCATGGTAGAAGACGACCACCCTTACAGATGGAAGATGCTGGAACACAGGTTCTCGCTGCAAATGTGTTTGAGCCTTGGAGCCAGGCAGTGTTTGCATGTCCTCCTGGGACCCTGGACCACCATGAGGAGACCTTGCAGGCCTCAGCAGTGCATCCTCTCAAAGGTCAAGGGTCAGGAGGGTCAGGGACACTGCCTGCAAGGACACACACGGCTCCTGTGGCCAGGTGGCCCTCTGTGGTCTACACAGATCTGCTGAATGGAGACCAGCCaggggcagctcacccagggccGCTGGGGAGGAAGCCATTGTGGGGGTCAGAACATGACCCTGGACTGAGGTTGAGGGGGCACGTCCAGAGGCACACGAAACTGTGAAACCCAGGAAAATGGCATCTCCTTCATGCTTTCCAGAAGAAGGGGTACACAAGAGCAGGGATCCCAGTTAGGTCTTTAAAATCTCACCACAAAGCATATTTTCTCAGATGAAATAGTCATCCTGTACATCTGCATAGAGCTTTAGGTTTTCCAGAACCGACTGCATCCACTAACTCCTGTGTGCCTCCCGTGGCTCCCTGCAGGTGGGCCTTTTCCCCAAGGCAGCTGAAGGACCCCCAGGGTCCCAGGCGCGTAGTCTGTCCCCCTTGCCATTCCCATAGCACTGGAAGGCGCCTGCAGCCACCCCTGCCCGGCCAGGCCTCCCGGGGAACATTGTGGGGAGAAACCCATGAGAGGCGAAAGCCATGATGGAGGCTGGCCCCTGGAGACAAGCTGCTTGCCCTGTGTCCTGTGAATGTGTGAACTCTCCCCTCTCTGAGAAGTCACAGGTCCCATCTATTCCAATACCCGTGAAACGGCCCAACGGGCAGAACGGCTGCCCCACTTCACATACCTGGGAAATAGGGAATCCTCTTTCCGTTCAGCTTGTACGAGATGCCGACTTTAATCTCACCCAGTACGTCCAGGATGTCCAGCTTCGTCAGGGCCAGCCTGTGGAAAGCCAAGGGGCCAGGCAAACCCACGAAGTGGTCAGCAATGCTGAGGTTTCTTCCATTTGCTTTTCACCTCTCACTTCTGTTATTTATAGCAGGGGTCCCCAGTCCCTGGGCTGCGGACCAGTACTTGGtggtggcctgttaggaactgggctgcagaGCAGATGAGTGGCAGGCAAGCTAGCACCACAGCCTGAGCCCTAGCACACGGTGAGGCTGGCGCCATGAACCCTGCGTTGCACATAAGGAAAGTGAGGGTCAGGGACCCCAGATGCCACACCGTCAGCTACTAGGTTCCTCTGCTTCCTGTTGCCTGGTTGGCTCTACCCACCCAGGAGGGGTCTGGTTAATTCTCGAGGAATTTTGGCTGATGCTGTCAACCCTGGTGGAAGATGTGCGACTCACAGCCTTGGCCTGTCTGACTGAGCTGGAGAGGAAGCCGTGAGCCCAGCCATCACGCAAAGCCTCTTTCTGATCCCTGGGAGACAGCCTGAACAGCCGGGGAGACAGCCTGAACAGCTGGGCAGCCTGGGCCAGTCTGTGAGGAGCAGAGGGGCCTGCAGAGTGGACGCCTCGACAGGCCGGCACCAGTGCTTCTGTCCTCCTAGCAGGATGACGGTGCATCCTTTCGTCCTGGGGACTTCCAGTCTCCACATGAAGCATTTTAACCTTTTACAAGTGCCGGAACGCCCTCATCCTTCACGGCATCAGCCCTGGGGTGGGAGTTTGTGCTCCCAGGGCGGCTGCAACACACCCTGCACAGGCCTCCGTACCGCTAACCCCTGGGCCGTGCTTTGTGGAAGGGTCGAGATCAGTGGGAAACCTTGTCCAAGGAGACTTGGTGGCCCTCAGCCCCTGCGTTAAGTGCTGCTTGCCTCTGCACGTGTCGGGAGTCAGGGACGGTCCCAGTGGGGATGGCAGCAGCATGGGTTGCTTACGCAGTGAATCCATTGACCATGTGAGCATATCTCAGAATCATCAGGTCGAGCCAGCCACAGCGCCTCTTCCTGCCTGTGGTCACCCCCCACTCGTGGCCGCGGGTCTGCAGCAGGTCTCCAATCTCCTACATGAGAACAGGGCAGATGTCACGTGGACTGTGGTGGGGGCCTTGTGCAGCCTGGCCCTGCTGCTCcccccacctctccctccccacacgCAGATCTCAGAATCCCTGGGGCTGCCCCGCCTCCGCTGACAGTCCTTACATCCGGCTCCCCTACATCCCCATGTCCATGGTAAGCCTGTCCGGCAGCTGAGGCTCACAACGGGCAGGGCCTGGCGCACAGTGCCGTGTGAGCCAGTGAGCACTCTTCCTGAACACACCAGACCACTAGGATTTGTGAGCTGGGGAAGGCACCGGCAGCCTTGCCGTCTTCCCCTCCTGCCTTGGGCAGCTGGTGGAGGTGGGCCTGGCCCTGCAGCTTGGCTTTGGGGGTCAGGGGTGTGTGTATCTCCTGACACCTATCCCTGCACCCTCTCAAGCCTCTCTGGAGAGCGTCCGCCCCTCCCTGTGTTGGCTCTCCCAGCACCTGCCCTTCTTCCTGCTCAGGTACAAGGGCCATGTCCTTGCCCTACCAAGGGTCACAGgttgaggctgagagaggaaggCTGGGGCCTCCTGAGGATTCTGGGGCCACAGCAGCTTCCAGAAACCTTCCTGAGGCTGGAGAGCTGGGTGGGGTTGTGGGGGCTGATTTTCAGCCCCAAGTCTAGCTTGGTTGTGACAGAGGACCGCCCCCAACCTGGGGACAAGGCCGAGGGAAGGTGCTTAGTGTCCTCCCTGAGCCAAGGTGAGTCTACCAGCTACCCCAAATGAGGGTGTCCTGAGGAGCTGCAAGGCGCCCCCACTTGCCTGTGGGCCTCACACTCCGAGGGGAGTGAGGTCATGTGTACATGTGTCCATGTGCACACCCTGTGTGAGCTCATGTGCTGCGGCTGTGGGAATAGGCCCACCCCAGTGCCTCTTACTAAGCCCCACCCTGGCCTGCACAGCAGGAAGGGCCCTGGTGGGAGATGGGGAAATGGTACAGGCAGGGTCCCCACAGCCCCCACCCTGGCACTGCTCACCCCACCCCTGGCACCGCTGCCGGGCCTCCCTGACCTCCCATGGGGTCCTGAGGGCCTGGGGACTCACGTTGATCTGTTCGGTGGGGAAGGCCCCGATGCCCACGCGTGTGGTATAGGCCTTCACCACACCATACACGTCACCTATGTTCTGCGGGGGAATGCCCAGGCCCGTGCACACGCCGCCCACGGTGCAGTTGGATGAAGTCACAAAGGGGTAGGTCCCTGCAAGACAGAGCAGGTTAGGGGGCTACCTGTCATCCCCTGTAGATTACTCCACCCAGCCCAAGAGGCCTTCTCAGTAAAGGGCAGCGGGCAGTTCAGACCATGGGGGGTCCCCTCCATGGGGGTCGCTAGCCTGGCCTGTCCTGGGGGAGTGGCTGAATGGGTGCTGTGTGCTGGGCTATATGGCTCACATAAGAgtctggggtgaggggaggaagtTGCCCACAGCATGGCCTGAGGTGGCCAGGCCGCCTTGGGGGTGAGGGTAAGCTGGTGGGCCTGTGGGGGTGAGGACAGGATATGGCTGTACAGACCGTCAGAAGGGCTGGCTCTGACCCACCTTGCCAGGCTCCCTGGCCCCACCCCTGACCTTGTCACCTTGTCACCCTGTTCTTTCATCTCTAGCCCagccctttctcctctcccctcccttgcTGACAATAGGAACACTAAGGACATGAGGATCATTTCCATGGGCATGGATGGCACTGTGGCCTTGGAAAGCGGGtctgcccctccctcccccatctgtTCCCACAGCTCTCCGCAGCTGGGTCTTCCCTGGCAGGCATGAAAGGTCGCTGGCACGCACATCCTCCCGGACATACCGAAGTCAATGTCGAGGAGGGCGGCGTTGGCACCCTCCACCAGGATCTTCTTGGGGGGGCCGTGGAGTGCCTCATACATAAAGTAAACACCATCTCGGACCATGGGTCTGATCCGCTCAGCAAAGCCCTGCAAGGAAGGACCAAGCAGAAGCGTGAGCCTGTGACCTGGGGCAGAGGAGTCCTGCGTCCCCAAGAAGGTTGGCCAGCCCATAACAATGCCTAATAACGGGTGTGCCCCAAGGGTGTTCAACGAGCACCAGGTAGGACAGCCAGCCTCCCTGGAGGGGCACTTCGCAGCCCCCACACTGCGGCCCCGGCTTCACCTTGAGCCTTTTGAGTTGGCCTTCAATGTCTATttccagggtggggaacatcgaCTGGTGCTGGTGGGCCAGGTTCTTGAATCTGCACAAGGGACAGTCATTGTCACCCCGTCACGGTCCATGCTGGTCCTCAGGGCCCTCCCCACTAGCCACAGACCCTTCTGGCAAcctctccccatcctctcccGGGACTGCAGATGGCTCAAGTACCTGGAGGAAAACTCATCGAAATCTGACAGGAGGTCGCAGATGCGGAGGCCCGTCCGGGCAGCTTTGGAAGAGTAGGTGGGTCCGATACCCTTCTTGGTGGTGCCTATACTGAAAGATGAGGAGGGGGTGCCCATGAGAACCCAGGAGCCCCAAGGAGCTCAGGCATCCCACTGAGGCCATGACCCCCGCCGGCTCATGACTCCAGTGCTCACCATTGCCGCCTGTGTCTGGCTGAGCTGTGAGTGTGTGCAGTGTGGGTGTACGCACTCGCATGGATGTATGTACTGGTacggtgtgtgcctgtgtgtggatgtgtgcacACGgagtgtgtgcacgtgtgtgagtgTATGTAGGTGTGGCTGTGTGTACTTTTGTGCATTTGCGTGGGTGTGTGGGCTTGTGCGGTGCGTGCACATGTGCATACCTGTGCGAGCATGCGTGGGCGTGTGGTGTGTATGTGAGAGCACGAGCGTGTGCCCTTGCCTGTGGagagtgtgagtgggtgtgtgatCACCTCTCTGGGGCAGGACACTCATCTGCTTCACTCCTGTGTCCTTGGCACATCTGAGGTTCTACTAAACTTTTTTAGTGTTCCTCATGTCCTCGCTGGGGCCTGTGTGGAGTCAGGAAAGGTGGTGGGTGTGACAGGCTACGGTAGGGCTTATGCACTCCTGTGGGGGGCTGCGTGGCAGTGACAGCCAGCAAGGACAGTGTGCAACCCCAGAGAGAGACGGGCTGGCTCGTCCGGGGGTTGGGTGATGCACTGTGGAATTCTGACAGGTGCCATTCTCCAGGGGCTTTGAGTGGGTTGAGGTACCCTCCTCGTGCCCAGGACCAGACACACCCCACAGTCTGCCAGCTTGCGGGCCCAGAAGACTCCCTGAGGCTGAGGGTGTCCCGGCAGACTCACTTCTTCCCCTCTTGTGCCTGGCGCTGCACTTCCTGAAGTCCGTCGACAGCCTGGTGAAAATCGAACACTGGCAGGTGGGCCAGGTGAGGGCACCAGGGAACGGGAGAGAAGCAGAGGACAGATGTTTACACATGGAACTCACCTCCTGCTGGCCTGAGTCTCCTGGGAAGGGGGTGGTCGAGATTTCAAAGAGGACAAACTGGGGTGTGACCATGAGTGTCTGgggctcagtttccccatctgcaaatgGGCTAGGGATCCCTGACCCAGCTCCCACCTTGAAGCTCTTTAAAAAGGATAACGTACAAGCTAACGGAGCTGTGTGGAACAAGAAGGCCTTGGGGACTTCCCTGATCTTGGTGGCCGTGGAGGAGCAGGGCCGGCTGGCAatggtgggggcaggaggggcTGTTCCCTGTACCTCAGTGGGAAACGTACCAAGGTGGGCTCTGTCAGAGATGATGAGCCTCTTCTCCCAGTCCTTCAGGCCTGCGGGGACACGGCACGCAGGTGGGTCAGTGTTCACTGCAGCTCACAcgtgagaggccaaggctgggctAGCTCGCCCGGCTCCCATCCGGGTAAGGCATGTGGGGGCCGACAGGGCCACCTCTGTTGCACAGCAAGCAGCAGGCCCGCCCCTCGTTGCCTGCTCCCCAGCTGAGGCTCCCGGACCCTCACTCCACCCCCCGCCGGGATGCCCACTCTCATGCCTGCAGGCTTCACCCCTCCGGGCTGGGGAGCCGGAGCTGGTGTGCGTGCCTGGCCTTCCTCCCTACCTGCAGCCACTCTGAAGGTGACCTGCCCCCTCAGGGCCTCAGTCTGGGTACCCCCTGGTGCCCATGTCCCCAGAATCACATTCTCCTTGCTCTTTTCACACCCATCCTGCCCTTGAGCGTGAGGCTGGAGCTCAGCGTCCTCCCAGACCCACTCAGGCTGCTGTCTGTCCCTACCCACGCTAGGTCTGCCTTGCCCACACCCCCAGCTGGTGGGTCTCGCTCACTGCCTACAGGCCTCTGTGTGCCTGGCCAGATGCTCCTCAGAGCCCCCAGGAGCCACATCCTTCCCTGCAGGCATAATTAGCCCAGCAGTCCCCACTTCCCCCTGGGTGTCTGGTCCAGGTCCCTGGCTCCTTCCCAGACTTCCTGACCTGAGTCTGCAGGTGCTACCTGGCCCTGTGATGCCGAGGCCGCCAGCGTCTGAGGCCTCGGGGTTGCCTGGCTCACTCGTTCTCTGCACAGGTAGAGCCAGTGATGAGCTGAGCCAACTGTGTTGGGAACCCACCCCCGCCAGTCCCCTCCGCAGGAGAAACCCTCAGAGAGGCTCCAGCCAACACAACCTCTCAGGGCACCGTGTCTGGGACAGGGCAAGTCTGCAGGAGCTTGGGcttacctttcttttcattcttctctgcTTCCTCAAACAAGCCCGGCAAGTGGATGACCACCCCGTTGCCTGCATGAGAGACAGAGGCATGAGACAAAAGTTGTGTCCCAGACATTGGAAAACGTACATTAAGAACAGCATGAAGTGaatgggtacagtggctcatgcctgtaatcctggcactttgggaggctgaggcaggaggatcccttgaggtcaggagttcaaaaccagcctggcccacatggtgaaaccccgtctctactaaaaatacaaaaaaaaaaaaaaaaaaaaaaaaaatctgggaatggtagtgcatgcctgtaatcccagctactggggaggctgaggcaggagaatcacttgaacctgggaggcagaggttgcagtgagctgagatcctgccactgaactctgggtgacagagtgagactgtctcaaaaaacaaacaaacaaacaaacaaacaaaaacaacccagcATGAAATGGGCACAcctatgttcacagcagcattattcacagtagccaagagctatccattgacagatgaatggataagcaaaacaTCGTCTATCCATATGATGGAAAAGTATTCAGCTTTAAAGTAGGAAGGAAATACTGACACAGGCTGCAACGTGGAGGGGCCTCGAAGAcatgatgctgagtgaaataaggcAGTTACAAACGGACACAAACAGGATGATTCCGCTTATATGAGGCCCCTGGaagagtcaaattcatagagatagaaagtagaatgggaggcaccaggggctgggagagggagacTGGGGAGTTGTTTGATGTTTCAGCATTTCAGTGTGTGAAGATAAGAaagttctggaggtggatggtggtgatggttgcaaaacaATCACATTCCTTGGTATTTAAGGAGCTGAAAATTGATGTCCCCGCAGAAACCTGCACGTGGATGTTTAGAAGCTCTATTCATAATCGCCGGAACTCGGCAGCAGTCAAGAGGCCCGTCAGTAAACAAAAGGAGAAGTCAGCGGTGGTCCCTCCAGACAGTGGAGTATTATTCAACACTGAAAacaaatgagctatcaagccgtGAAAAGACGTAGATGAaagttaaatgcatattactgagtggaagaagccaatctgaaaaggcaaCATACTGTACAATTCCAACTCCAagattctgaaaaaggcaaaactacggAGACCGCGTGAGTGGCTGCCGAGGGTTGAGGAGGGAGAGATGAACGGGTTGAGCTCGGAggtttttaggacagtgaaaaaAGTCTGTATGATACTCTGGTGGCAGATACACAgcatacatttgtccaaactgGCAGAATGTACAGCACCAAGTGTGAACCCTAAGGTGACTATGGACGCTGGGTGATGGTGATGTGTCAGTGCAGGTccattgattgtaacaaatgcaccactctggTGGGGCATGgcggctcttgcctataatcctaacattttgcgatgctgaagcaggaggatcacttgaggccaggagttggagaccagcctgggcaacatagcaagactcccatttcttaaaaaaaaaaaaaatgcatatatgtactagctgagtgtggtggcacaagcctgtagtcctggctacttgggagactgaggcaggaggatcccttgggcccagtaggttgaggctgcagtgagctaggactgtgccattgcactccagcctgagtgacacagcaagaccctgtctcaaaacaaaaaacaaaacacaaatatacCCCTGAGCTCTAAATCCTTTGCTTGAAGACGAAGCCCTTCAGGACCCCCTGCTGCCTCTCCAAGGAGCCCCTTTCCCTTTGCCAGTTCCCGCTGAGGCTGGCCATGGCACAGGCTCAGCTGAAGGAGACAGGACTTCAGTCCAGACAAGAGTGACCTGGAGTCTACGTAAGCCACGGTGAGCACAAAAGGTCACCCAAATGCCACGGCATCCTAAAATAAACACGTGGCAGAGGCCCGGAGTGTCGCAAGCTGAGGGTGTCTGTGTGAGCCCTGGCACGTCCTGCCACTTGCTAAGCGGTGCCTCCTTGGCCTTGTTTCCCGCCATGTGGGGCCCAGGGCTGGGCAGGACGGGGCTGGCGGCTGGAGAAGGCTTCCTGCAGCACAACCGGGAGCGGCCAGCCAGCGCTACTGCCCAGTGCCAGGGCCAGGGGCTCCCGCGACATGGCGGGCAGGCCACCTCACTGCTTAGGGCCTTCCTGCTGTGAACTAGGGACCGTCCCCACACTGTCCTAACTCCACCGCTGGGAGGGCCAGGGACTGGGTCTGCACCCAAGGGGACGGTCTTGGGTGAGTCACTCCAGCTCAGCCCCTGATCACACATGGCCCCTGCGGCAGCCACTTCTGCTCTATCTTCCTCCCGCTGCTCACATTCGACGGGCTCAGGCCTATGCCATCTGCTGGGCACACACCTGAGGCGCCCGAGTCCCCACTTCCTGACAGGCTGAGAAGGGGTCAGATACGTCAGAAGGATGGCCTTGCTGTAGTCTGGAAAGAGCTGGAAGGGAAAGTACAAGAAGGGGCCTGGCTGGTTTGGCCACTGGGATCAGGAAAAGCTTCTCTGAGCAAGGGGGTCTTGGGCTGAGAGCTGAGGCCAGGGTGCACAGTGCAGGCTTCTGAccgagagagggagggaaagagagccACGgaaccctgggggcagaggtggCTCGCCTCTCGGAGCACTGAGTGGTCACCCGTGGCTGCAGTGAAGTCCACAGGGAGGGGCTGTGTCCGGACCCAGGAGGGGGCAGGCGATGTAGAAGGAGGTCCCTCTGCAGCATGGACTGGGAAGGGGCTGGAACCA encodes:
- the ADSS1 gene encoding adenylosuccinate synthetase isozyme 1, which produces MSGTRASNDRPPGAGGVKRGRLQQEAAATGSRVTVVLGAQWGDEGKGKVVDLLATDADIISRCQGGNNAGHTVVVDGKEYDFHLLPSGIINTKAVSFIGNGVVIHLPGLFEEAEKNEKKGLKDWEKRLIISDRAHLVFDFHQAVDGLQEVQRQAQEGKNIGTTKKGIGPTYSSKAARTGLRICDLLSDFDEFSSRFKNLAHQHQSMFPTLEIDIEGQLKRLKGFAERIRPMVRDGVYFMYEALHGPPKKILVEGANAALLDIDFGTYPFVTSSNCTVGGVCTGLGIPPQNIGDVYGVVKAYTTRVGIGAFPTEQINEIGDLLQTRGHEWGVTTGRKRRCGWLDLMILRYAHMVNGFTALALTKLDILDVLGEIKVGISYKLNGKRIPYFPANQEMLQKVEVEYETLPGWKADTTGARRWEDLPPQAQNYIRFVENHVGVAVKWVGVGKSRESMIQLF